One window of Streptomyces sp. FIT100 genomic DNA carries:
- the mutM gene encoding bifunctional DNA-formamidopyrimidine glycosylase/DNA-(apurinic or apyrimidinic site) lyase, with protein MPELPEVEVVRRGLETWVTGRVVADVAVLHPRAVRRHIGGGEDFAARLKGHRLAAAGRRGKYLWVPLADGDAAILGHLGMSGQLLVQPEAAADEKHLRIRIRFEDDLGTELRFVDQRTFGGLSLHDTTPDGLPDAIAHIARDPLDPKFDDAAFATALRLRRTTVKRALLDQSLISGVGNIYADEALWRARLHYDRPTTGLTRPRAAELLGHVRDVMNSALAAGGTSFDSLYVNVNGESGYFDRSLDAYGREGEPCRRCGTAMRRRPWMNRSSYFCPRCQRPARPKAL; from the coding sequence GTGCCCGAGTTGCCCGAGGTCGAAGTCGTCCGGCGCGGGCTCGAGACCTGGGTCACCGGCCGAGTCGTCGCCGACGTGGCCGTCCTCCACCCCCGCGCCGTGCGGCGCCACATCGGTGGCGGCGAGGATTTCGCCGCGCGCCTCAAGGGCCACCGGCTCGCCGCCGCCGGACGCCGGGGCAAGTACCTCTGGGTGCCGCTCGCGGACGGCGACGCCGCGATCCTCGGCCACCTCGGCATGAGCGGGCAGCTGCTCGTCCAGCCGGAAGCCGCCGCGGACGAGAAGCACCTGAGGATCCGGATCCGCTTCGAGGACGACCTCGGCACCGAGCTCCGCTTCGTCGACCAGCGCACCTTCGGCGGTCTCTCGCTGCACGACACCACCCCCGACGGCCTCCCCGACGCCATCGCGCACATCGCGCGGGACCCGCTCGATCCAAAGTTCGACGACGCGGCGTTCGCCACCGCCCTGCGGCTGCGCCGTACGACCGTCAAGCGCGCCCTGCTCGACCAGTCACTGATCAGCGGCGTCGGGAACATCTACGCCGACGAGGCCCTGTGGCGCGCCAGGCTGCACTACGACCGGCCGACCACCGGACTGACCCGGCCCCGGGCCGCCGAGCTGCTCGGACACGTGCGGGACGTGATGAACTCCGCCCTGGCCGCCGGCGGCACCAGCTTCGACAGCCTCTACGTGAACGTGAACGGCGAGTCCGGGTACTTCGACCGTTCCCTGGACGCCTACGGCCGCGAGGGCGAGCCCTGCCGCCGCTGCGGCACCGCGATGCGCCGCCGCCCCTGGATGAACCGGTCCAGCTACTTCTGCCCGCGCTGCCAGCGCCCGGCGAGGCCGAAGGCCCTGTAG
- a CDS encoding CAP domain-containing protein, whose translation MGRHRLKKRVSVPVRTGLLGVSAAVAVGAVAVASGLVPGGEKLIVGGSSNSAQQVRESASGRLDAQGGASATPSDRPSAAVTPTRGTSATTGTKPSASPSKQPTKAPEAKKPAAPVKTTPVQKAPAAPAKPSKTATRAPERKAPPAPVKPVEPIRPKAPTTSAAMEAEVLRMVNEERAKVGCSPVRADSSLAALAGGFSADMAARGFFDHTDPDGDDPWERAAQAGVGALGGENIARGQADAETVMRSWMNSDGHRANIVNCEYRTLGVGVYFADGGPWWTQDFGF comes from the coding sequence ATGGGACGCCACCGCCTGAAGAAGCGGGTCTCCGTGCCCGTACGCACCGGGCTGCTCGGGGTCTCCGCCGCCGTGGCGGTGGGCGCCGTTGCCGTGGCTTCCGGTCTGGTGCCGGGCGGCGAGAAGCTCATCGTGGGCGGGAGCAGCAACAGCGCCCAGCAGGTGCGTGAGTCGGCCTCCGGCCGGCTGGACGCGCAAGGCGGCGCCTCCGCCACCCCCTCGGACCGCCCGTCCGCGGCGGTGACCCCGACGAGGGGCACGTCCGCGACGACGGGGACCAAGCCGTCCGCGTCGCCGTCGAAGCAGCCCACGAAGGCGCCCGAGGCGAAGAAGCCGGCGGCTCCCGTGAAGACGACGCCGGTGCAGAAGGCTCCGGCGGCGCCGGCCAAGCCGTCGAAGACCGCCACCAGGGCTCCTGAGCGCAAGGCCCCGCCCGCTCCCGTCAAGCCCGTCGAACCGATCCGTCCCAAGGCGCCGACCACCTCGGCCGCGATGGAGGCGGAGGTCCTGCGGATGGTGAACGAGGAGCGCGCCAAGGTGGGCTGCAGCCCGGTGCGTGCCGACTCCTCGCTGGCGGCGCTCGCCGGCGGGTTCAGCGCGGACATGGCGGCGCGCGGCTTCTTCGACCACACCGACCCGGACGGCGACGACCCCTGGGAGCGGGCGGCCCAGGCCGGTGTCGGCGCTCTCGGCGGCGAGAACATCGCCCGTGGCCAGGCCGACGCCGAGACGGTGATGCGGTCCTGGATGAACAGCGACGGCCACCGTGCGAACATCGTCAACTGCGAGTACCGGACGCTCGGTGTGGGCGTGTACTTCGCGGACGGCGGTCCCTGGTGGACCCAGGACTTCGGCTTCTGA
- a CDS encoding sugar porter family MFS transporter, whose amino-acid sequence MTSTSQVQPEGRKARPEHLSHVIFIAAAAAMGGFLFGYDSAVINGAVVAIRDRFDVGSEALAQVIAAALIGCAIGAATAGRIADRIGRIRVMQIASVLFTASALGSALPFALWDLAMWRVIGGIAIGMASVIAPAYIAEVSPSAYRGRLASFQQAAIVTGIAISQLVNWGVLNLANGEQRGRIGGLEAWQWMLGIMVIPAVLYGLLSFVIPESPRYLLSVGRRDEARKVLRDVEGKDVNLDTRVAEIEHNMHHEQKPTFKDLLGGKFLFLPIVWIGIGLSVFQQLVGINVIFYYSSSLWQSVGINPESSFFYAFETSIVNIIGTVIAMVLVDRIGRKPLALIGSVGMALSLGLAAWAFSYKTGVGDAVSLPGLQGTVALFAANFFVLFFALSWGVVVWVLLGEMFPGRIRAAALGIAASAQWLANWLITVTFPSLSDWNLSGAYVIYTIFAVLSIPFILKWVPETKGKALEEMG is encoded by the coding sequence GTGACCAGCACCTCGCAGGTGCAGCCTGAAGGCCGGAAGGCCAGGCCCGAGCACCTCAGCCATGTCATCTTCATCGCGGCCGCGGCCGCGATGGGAGGCTTCCTCTTCGGCTACGACAGCGCAGTGATCAACGGAGCCGTCGTGGCGATCCGGGATCGCTTCGACGTCGGTTCCGAGGCTCTGGCCCAGGTCATCGCCGCCGCGTTGATCGGCTGCGCCATCGGCGCGGCCACCGCCGGCCGGATCGCCGACCGCATCGGCCGGATCCGCGTCATGCAGATCGCCTCCGTGCTGTTCACCGCGAGCGCCCTGGGCTCGGCGCTGCCGTTCGCCCTCTGGGACCTCGCCATGTGGCGCGTCATCGGCGGCATCGCCATCGGCATGGCCTCGGTCATCGCCCCGGCCTACATCGCCGAGGTCTCCCCGTCCGCGTACCGCGGCCGCCTCGCCTCCTTCCAGCAGGCCGCCATCGTCACGGGCATCGCCATCTCCCAGCTGGTCAACTGGGGCGTGCTCAACCTCGCCAACGGTGAGCAGCGCGGCAGGATCGGCGGCCTCGAAGCCTGGCAGTGGATGCTCGGCATCATGGTGATCCCCGCCGTGCTCTACGGGCTGCTGTCCTTCGTGATCCCCGAGTCGCCCCGCTACCTGCTCTCCGTCGGGCGTCGTGACGAGGCCCGCAAGGTGCTCCGCGACGTCGAGGGCAAGGACGTGAACCTGGACACCCGGGTCGCCGAGATCGAGCACAACATGCACCACGAGCAGAAGCCCACCTTCAAGGACCTGCTCGGCGGCAAGTTCCTCTTCCTGCCGATCGTCTGGATCGGCATCGGCCTCTCGGTCTTCCAGCAGCTCGTCGGCATCAACGTGATCTTCTACTACAGCTCCTCGCTGTGGCAGTCGGTCGGCATCAACCCGGAGAGCTCGTTCTTCTACGCCTTCGAGACGTCGATCGTGAACATCATCGGTACGGTGATCGCGATGGTCCTCGTCGACCGGATCGGCCGCAAGCCGCTCGCGCTCATCGGCTCCGTCGGCATGGCGCTCTCGCTGGGCCTGGCCGCCTGGGCCTTCTCGTACAAGACCGGGGTCGGTGACGCGGTCTCGCTGCCCGGCCTCCAGGGCACCGTGGCGCTCTTCGCCGCCAACTTCTTCGTGCTCTTCTTCGCGCTCTCCTGGGGCGTCGTGGTGTGGGTGCTGCTCGGCGAGATGTTCCCCGGCAGGATCCGCGCCGCCGCGCTGGGTATCGCCGCGTCGGCCCAGTGGCTCGCCAACTGGCTGATCACCGTGACGTTCCCGTCCCTCTCGGACTGGAACCTGTCGGGCGCGTACGTCATCTACACGATCTTCGCCGTGCTCTCGATCCCGTTCATCCTCAAGTGGGTGCCGGAGACGAAGGGCAAGGCGTTGGAGGAGATGGGCTAA
- a CDS encoding acylphosphatase: MNEHARLTAWVRGRVQGVGFRWFTRANALEIGSLYGFALNLDDGRVQVVAEGPRENCHRLLAWLRSSDTPGRVDGVTEIWGDPRGGYAGFAIR, encoded by the coding sequence ATGAACGAACACGCACGGCTCACCGCGTGGGTACGCGGCCGAGTACAGGGAGTGGGCTTTCGCTGGTTCACCAGGGCAAACGCTTTGGAGATCGGCAGTCTGTACGGTTTCGCCCTCAATCTCGACGACGGCCGGGTGCAGGTTGTGGCGGAAGGGCCACGTGAGAATTGCCACCGTCTGCTGGCGTGGCTCCGCTCGTCCGACACGCCCGGGAGAGTGGACGGTGTCACCGAGATCTGGGGTGATCCGCGCGGCGGTTACGCGGGCTTTGCGATCCGCTGA
- a CDS encoding cytosine permease has product MPHASESEGAIETRGLEPVPDDERTGHVRELFPTWVAANISVLLLTMGAGMIVFNGLNIWQVLVVGVTAPVISYGIVGLISLAGKRGGSPGMALSRAVFGQRGNLFPGSLIWVARWGWETINAVTGAYALLTVLDLLFGIESNTALIVVALLLFVAATFLVSGLGINALRVCSKWSTYLFGAFSVLVLGYLVTHTDWSAVLAKPAGSTAMMIAGIGTIAAGGISWVPSGPDFTRYLPRTASNRAVVGSTVGGAGIVVLPMVLMGAVMAVATPDLASAQDPVSFIGELLPAWISVPYLLIALIGMLLINSMSMYSAGFTAQTLGINVPRAWAVSVNAVISLVFGFLLMVVATSFIGSFISFLTLLAVAFSAWIGVFGIDMLRRRTYDGEALMDTTRTSAYWYRGGFAWQAMAAWGTALVVGLLFTKVDWFAGPLAPSWIGENGLGWAATIVIAAGLYAFLPRESASVTTPAPVEEREPETVPI; this is encoded by the coding sequence ATGCCCCACGCCTCCGAATCCGAAGGCGCGATAGAGACCCGCGGCCTCGAGCCCGTCCCCGATGACGAGCGCACCGGCCACGTCCGCGAACTCTTCCCCACCTGGGTCGCCGCGAACATCAGTGTGCTGCTGCTCACGATGGGCGCCGGGATGATCGTCTTCAACGGCCTCAACATCTGGCAGGTCCTGGTCGTCGGCGTCACGGCACCGGTGATCTCGTACGGGATCGTCGGACTGATCTCCCTCGCCGGAAAGCGCGGCGGCTCCCCGGGCATGGCGCTCTCCCGCGCGGTGTTCGGCCAGCGCGGCAACCTCTTCCCCGGCTCCCTGATCTGGGTGGCCCGCTGGGGCTGGGAGACGATCAACGCCGTCACCGGCGCCTACGCGCTGCTGACCGTGCTCGATCTGCTCTTCGGCATCGAGTCGAACACCGCACTGATCGTCGTCGCACTGCTCCTCTTCGTCGCGGCGACGTTCCTGGTCTCCGGGCTCGGCATCAACGCCCTGCGCGTGTGCAGCAAGTGGTCGACCTATCTCTTCGGCGCCTTCTCGGTGCTCGTGCTCGGCTATCTCGTCACCCACACCGACTGGTCGGCCGTCCTCGCCAAGCCGGCGGGTTCCACGGCCATGATGATCGCCGGCATCGGCACCATCGCGGCGGGCGGGATCAGCTGGGTGCCCTCGGGGCCGGACTTCACCCGCTATCTGCCGCGCACCGCGTCGAACCGCGCGGTGGTCGGCTCGACCGTCGGCGGCGCCGGCATCGTCGTGCTTCCGATGGTGCTGATGGGCGCGGTGATGGCGGTGGCCACCCCCGACCTGGCCTCGGCCCAGGACCCCGTGTCGTTCATCGGCGAGCTGCTGCCCGCCTGGATCTCGGTGCCGTATCTGCTGATCGCGCTCATCGGCATGCTGCTGATCAACTCGATGTCCATGTACTCGGCCGGCTTCACCGCGCAGACGCTGGGCATCAATGTGCCGCGCGCCTGGGCGGTCAGCGTGAACGCGGTCATCTCGCTCGTCTTCGGCTTCCTGCTGATGGTGGTGGCGACCAGTTTCATCGGCTCGTTCATCTCCTTCCTGACGCTGCTGGCCGTGGCGTTCTCGGCGTGGATCGGCGTCTTCGGCATCGACATGCTGCGCCGGCGCACGTACGACGGCGAGGCCCTGATGGACACCACCCGCACCAGCGCCTACTGGTACCGCGGCGGCTTCGCCTGGCAGGCGATGGCCGCCTGGGGCACGGCGCTCGTCGTCGGTCTGCTCTTCACCAAGGTCGACTGGTTCGCGGGCCCGCTGGCCCCGTCGTGGATCGGCGAGAACGGCCTGGGCTGGGCCGCGACGATCGTGATCGCCGCGGGCCTGTACGCGTTCCTGCCGCGCGAGAGCGCCTCCGTCACCACCCCGGCGCCCGTGGAAGAGCGCGAGCCCGAGACCGTTCCCATCTGA
- a CDS encoding VOC family protein: MAIQRMDNVGIVVEDMDAAIAFFVELGMELEGRAEVEGLFADQCTGLDGVRCDIAMVRTPDGHSRLELAKYRSPAVISVGPRNRPHNILGTHRVMFAVDDIEDTVARLRPHGAELVGEIARFEDSYLLCYIRGPEGIIVGLAEQLR; the protein is encoded by the coding sequence ATGGCGATTCAGCGGATGGACAACGTCGGCATCGTCGTCGAGGACATGGATGCCGCCATCGCGTTCTTCGTGGAACTCGGTATGGAGCTGGAGGGCAGGGCAGAGGTCGAGGGCCTTTTCGCCGACCAGTGCACCGGACTCGACGGCGTCCGCTGTGACATCGCGATGGTCCGGACCCCGGACGGTCACAGCCGGCTCGAGCTGGCGAAGTACCGGAGCCCCGCGGTGATCAGCGTCGGGCCGCGCAACCGGCCGCACAACATTCTGGGCACGCACCGCGTCATGTTCGCCGTCGACGACATCGAGGACACCGTTGCCCGCCTGCGCCCTCACGGCGCCGAACTCGTCGGCGAGATCGCCCGGTTCGAGGACAGCTATCTGCTCTGCTACATCCGCGGCCCGGAGGGCATCATCGTCGGACTGGCCGAGCAACTGCGCTGA
- the smc gene encoding chromosome segregation protein SMC, translated as MHLKALTLRGFKSFASATTLRFEPGITCVVGPNGSGKSNVVDALSWVMGEQGAKSLRGGKMEDVIFAGTTGRPPLGRAEVSLTIDNSDGALPIEYAEVTITRIMFRNGGSEYQINGDTCRLLDIQELLSDSGIGREMHVIVGQGQLDSVLHADPMGRRAFIEEAAGVLKHRKRKEKALRKLDAMQANLARVQDLTDELRRQLKPLGRQAAVARRAAVIQADLRDARLRLLADDLVRMREALKSEIADEAALKQRKDTAETELKAAQAREAALEDEVRRLAPRLQRAQQTWYELSQLAERVRGTVSLADARVKSATSAPTEERRGRDPEDMEREAARIREQEAELEAALEAAERALDDTVAHRAELERELTAEERRLKDVARAIADRREGLARLNGQANAARSRAASAQAEIGRLAAARDEAKERASAAQEEYEQLKAEVDGLDADDSTLAEQHDAAKRERAEAEAALSAAREAATTAERKRAALAARHEALAQGLRRKDGTGALLSARDALTGLLGPAAELLTVTPGYEIPVAAALGAAADAIAVRDPSTAAEAIRLLRKQDAGRASLLLSVPAQGGSHPAPRQDAAPGTADGGSGAVPRVADLVRGPVELMPAVERLVRDMVVVGTLEDAEDLVQARPALTAVTAEGDVLGAHFAHGGSAGAPSLLEVQASVDEAAAQLEELAVRCEELAGEQHEAAERRAARAAAVEELGERRRAAEKEKAGFAQQLGRLAGQARGAAGEAERTAAAAARAQEALEKALFEAEELAERLAVAEETPVEEEPDTSVRDRLAADGANARQTEMEARLQVRTHEERVKGLAGRADALDRGARAEREARARAEQRRARLRHEAAVAEAVAGGARQLLAHVEVSVVRAERERAAAEAAKSAREQELSAARNEGRELKSELDKLTDSVHRGEVLGAEKRLRIEQLETRALEELGVEPAGLVADYGPGELVPPSLPAEGEELPEDPEHPRNQPRPFVRAEQEKRLKSAERAYQQLGKVNPLALEEFAALEERHKFLSEQLEDLKKTRADLLQVVKEVDERVEQVFTEAYRDTAREFEGVFSRLFPGGDGRLILTDPDNMLTTGVDVEARPPGKKVKRLSLLSGGERSLTAVAMLVSIFKARPSPFYVMDEVEAALDDTNLQRLIRIMQELQESSQLIVITHQKRTMEVADALYGVSMQGDGVSKVISQRLR; from the coding sequence GTGCATCTCAAGGCCCTGACCCTGCGTGGGTTCAAATCCTTCGCGTCCGCCACGACGCTGCGTTTCGAGCCGGGCATCACGTGTGTCGTGGGGCCGAACGGCTCGGGCAAGTCCAATGTGGTGGACGCGCTGTCCTGGGTCATGGGTGAGCAGGGCGCGAAATCACTGCGCGGCGGCAAGATGGAGGACGTCATCTTCGCCGGCACGACCGGGCGCCCGCCTCTCGGGCGCGCCGAGGTGTCGCTGACGATCGACAACTCCGACGGGGCGCTGCCGATCGAGTACGCCGAGGTCACGATCACGCGGATCATGTTCCGCAACGGCGGCAGCGAATACCAGATCAACGGCGACACCTGCCGGCTGCTGGATATTCAGGAACTGCTCTCCGACTCCGGAATCGGACGCGAGATGCACGTCATCGTCGGGCAGGGGCAGCTCGACTCCGTACTGCACGCGGATCCCATGGGCCGCAGGGCATTCATCGAAGAGGCCGCCGGAGTCCTCAAGCACCGCAAGCGCAAGGAGAAGGCGCTGCGGAAGCTGGACGCGATGCAGGCGAACCTCGCGCGCGTCCAGGACCTGACCGACGAGCTGCGGCGGCAGTTGAAGCCGCTCGGGCGGCAGGCCGCGGTGGCACGCCGGGCGGCGGTCATCCAGGCCGATCTGCGCGATGCCCGGCTGCGCCTGCTCGCCGACGATCTCGTGCGGATGCGGGAGGCACTGAAGTCCGAGATCGCCGACGAGGCTGCGCTGAAGCAGCGCAAGGACACCGCGGAGACGGAGCTCAAGGCGGCGCAGGCACGGGAGGCGGCGCTGGAGGACGAGGTGCGGCGGCTGGCGCCGCGGCTCCAGCGGGCGCAGCAGACCTGGTACGAGCTGTCGCAGCTGGCCGAGCGGGTGCGGGGCACGGTGTCGCTGGCCGACGCACGGGTGAAGAGCGCGACCTCCGCGCCCACCGAGGAGCGGCGCGGCCGCGACCCCGAGGACATGGAGCGCGAGGCCGCCCGGATCCGGGAGCAGGAAGCGGAGCTGGAGGCCGCGCTGGAGGCGGCGGAGCGGGCGCTGGACGACACCGTCGCGCACCGCGCCGAACTGGAGCGCGAGCTGACGGCCGAGGAGCGTCGGCTCAAGGACGTGGCCAGGGCCATCGCCGACCGGCGCGAAGGGCTCGCCCGGCTGAACGGGCAGGCCAACGCCGCCCGTTCGCGAGCGGCATCGGCCCAGGCGGAGATCGGCCGGCTGGCCGCGGCCCGCGACGAGGCCAAGGAGCGGGCGAGTGCGGCACAGGAGGAATACGAGCAGCTGAAGGCCGAGGTCGACGGCCTCGACGCGGACGACTCGACGCTCGCGGAGCAGCACGACGCGGCCAAGCGCGAAAGGGCGGAGGCCGAGGCGGCGTTGTCAGCGGCGCGCGAGGCCGCCACGACCGCCGAGCGCAAGCGCGCCGCCCTCGCCGCCCGACACGAGGCGCTCGCCCAGGGTCTGCGCCGCAAGGACGGCACGGGCGCGCTGCTCTCGGCCCGGGACGCCCTCACCGGCCTGCTCGGCCCCGCCGCCGAACTCCTCACGGTCACCCCCGGCTACGAGATCCCCGTCGCCGCCGCACTCGGCGCGGCCGCCGACGCGATCGCGGTACGCGACCCTTCCACCGCCGCGGAGGCGATCCGCCTCCTCCGTAAACAGGACGCGGGCCGCGCGTCGCTGCTGCTCTCCGTCCCCGCACAGGGCGGATCCCACCCCGCGCCCCGGCAGGACGCCGCGCCGGGCACCGCCGACGGGGGGAGCGGCGCAGTGCCGCGCGTCGCCGACCTGGTGCGGGGGCCCGTGGAGCTGATGCCCGCCGTGGAGCGGCTCGTGCGGGACATGGTGGTCGTCGGAACGCTGGAGGACGCCGAGGATCTCGTGCAGGCAAGGCCCGCGCTGACCGCCGTCACCGCGGAGGGGGATGTGCTCGGGGCACACTTCGCGCACGGCGGGTCCGCCGGCGCGCCGAGTCTCCTGGAGGTGCAGGCGTCGGTCGACGAGGCCGCCGCCCAGCTGGAGGAGCTCGCCGTACGGTGCGAGGAGCTCGCCGGGGAGCAGCACGAGGCCGCCGAGCGGCGCGCCGCGCGCGCCGCGGCGGTCGAGGAGCTGGGCGAGCGGCGGCGCGCGGCCGAGAAGGAGAAGGCGGGGTTCGCCCAGCAGCTGGGGCGGCTCGCCGGGCAGGCGCGCGGCGCCGCCGGTGAGGCCGAGCGGACCGCCGCCGCCGCGGCGCGGGCCCAGGAGGCGCTGGAGAAGGCGCTGTTCGAGGCCGAGGAGCTTGCCGAGCGGCTCGCCGTCGCCGAGGAGACACCCGTCGAGGAGGAGCCGGACACGTCCGTGCGGGACCGGCTCGCGGCCGACGGTGCCAACGCCCGCCAGACCGAGATGGAGGCCCGGCTCCAGGTCCGTACCCACGAGGAGCGGGTCAAGGGGCTCGCGGGCCGCGCCGACGCGCTCGACCGCGGGGCGCGCGCCGAGCGCGAGGCGCGGGCGCGGGCCGAGCAGCGCCGTGCCCGGCTACGCCACGAGGCGGCGGTGGCCGAGGCCGTGGCCGGCGGAGCCCGTCAGCTCCTCGCGCACGTCGAAGTCTCCGTCGTACGGGCTGAAAGGGAGCGGGCGGCCGCGGAAGCCGCCAAGTCGGCCCGCGAGCAGGAGTTGTCCGCGGCCCGCAACGAGGGCCGGGAGCTCAAGAGCGAGCTCGACAAGCTCACCGACTCCGTCCACCGCGGCGAGGTGCTCGGGGCCGAGAAGCGCCTGCGGATCGAGCAGCTGGAGACCAGGGCCCTGGAGGAGCTCGGGGTCGAGCCCGCGGGTCTGGTCGCCGACTACGGACCCGGTGAGCTCGTACCGCCCTCCCTGCCCGCCGAGGGCGAGGAGCTGCCGGAGGACCCCGAGCACCCGCGCAACCAGCCGCGGCCGTTCGTCCGCGCGGAGCAGGAGAAGCGGCTCAAGTCCGCCGAACGGGCGTACCAGCAGCTCGGAAAGGTGAATCCGCTCGCCCTGGAGGAGTTCGCGGCGCTGGAGGAACGCCACAAGTTCCTCTCCGAGCAGCTCGAAGACCTGAAGAAGACCCGCGCCGATCTCCTCCAGGTGGTGAAGGAGGTCGACGAGCGCGTCGAGCAGGTGTTCACGGAGGCGTACCGGGACACCGCTCGTGAGTTCGAGGGGGTCTTCTCACGGCTCTTCCCGGGAGGCGACGGGCGGCTCATCCTGACCGACCCCGACAACATGCTGACCACGGGTGTCGACGTCGAGGCCCGCCCGCCCGGCAAGAAGGTCAAGCGGCTGTCGCTGCTGTCCGGTGGCGAGCGCTCGCTGACGGCCGTGGCCATGCTGGTGTCGATCTTCAAGGCGCGGCCCAGTCCGTTCTACGTCATGGACGAGGTCGAGGCGGCGCTGGACGACACCAATCTCCAGCGGCTGATCCGGATCATGCAGGAGCTGCAGGAGAGTTCGCAGCTCATCGTCATCACGCACCAGAAGCGGACCATGGAGGTCGCGGACGCGCTGTACGGCGTGTCCATGCAGGGTGACGGCGTGTCCAAGGTCATCAGCCAGCGGCTTCGCTGA
- a CDS encoding LLM class flavin-dependent oxidoreductase has protein sequence MAFTVVRFNLVDPAATPETLAARYRAAVEMAAYADEQGVDTVQTEEHHGAANNWLPSPFAFAGAVFGATRRIAVTVSAVIGPLHDPLRLAEDIAVLDLLSRGRLVTVAGIGYRPEEYAAHGVDWKRRGALQDELLETLLAAWTGEEFAFRGRTVRVTPRPYTQPHPMLLVGGSSKPAARRAARLGLPFFPSAHLPELEAYYHRLREEYGTDGFCMMPAAETPLLHIAEDPDETWARYGEHFLHEARTYASWQSGDIRSAVKSAATTVAELRAEGVYRVVTPQECVALGADSLVLHPLCGGMPLDEGRRSLQLLCEQVLPRLKG, from the coding sequence ATGGCCTTCACAGTCGTCCGGTTCAACCTCGTCGACCCCGCGGCGACCCCCGAGACCCTGGCGGCCCGCTACCGGGCCGCCGTCGAGATGGCGGCGTACGCGGACGAGCAGGGCGTCGACACCGTCCAGACCGAGGAGCACCACGGGGCCGCCAACAACTGGCTGCCCTCCCCCTTCGCCTTCGCGGGCGCGGTCTTCGGCGCGACACGGCGGATCGCGGTCACCGTCTCGGCGGTCATCGGCCCGCTGCACGACCCGCTGCGGCTCGCCGAGGACATCGCCGTACTCGACCTGCTGAGCCGGGGACGGCTGGTCACGGTCGCGGGCATCGGCTACCGGCCGGAGGAGTACGCGGCCCACGGCGTCGACTGGAAGCGGCGCGGCGCGCTCCAGGACGAGCTCCTGGAGACCCTGCTGGCGGCGTGGACCGGCGAGGAGTTCGCCTTCCGGGGGCGTACGGTACGGGTCACTCCGCGCCCGTACACCCAGCCGCACCCGATGCTGCTCGTCGGCGGATCCTCGAAGCCCGCGGCCCGCCGCGCCGCCCGCCTGGGGCTGCCGTTCTTCCCGAGCGCCCATCTGCCGGAGCTGGAGGCGTACTACCACCGGCTGCGCGAGGAGTACGGGACGGACGGATTCTGCATGATGCCGGCGGCCGAGACGCCGCTGCTGCACATCGCGGAGGACCCGGACGAGACCTGGGCGCGGTACGGGGAGCACTTCCTGCACGAGGCGCGGACGTACGCCTCCTGGCAGTCCGGCGACATCCGTTCGGCGGTGAAGTCGGCCGCGACGACGGTGGCGGAGCTGCGGGCGGAGGGGGTCTACCGGGTGGTGACGCCGCAGGAGTGCGTGGCGCTGGGCGCCGACAGCCTCGTCCTGCACCCGCTGTGCGGCGGGATGCCGCTGGACGAGGGCCGGCGCAGTCTGCAACTGCTCTGCGAACAGGTACTGCCCCGGCTCAAGGGCTGA